TCCtacaaaaattgataatctggatatatatttttactcCTTTGGAAAAGTGCTGTATTACATCCAAGTCCAATTAGAATTAGGTAAGTCTAAAGCTTGGTACAAGCCCTTTAATAGATATTTCACTGAGACggaatatattaattttattccTGATCCAAAAGAGACAATGTATAAAGTTGATTATGACAAAATTGCTGAAGTTGGAGAAGTCGAATATACGGAACAGAACCTTAATAACTCAATTGTCACCGGGGATGGAGTAAATAGGAGGCGACTACTTAGAGAGAAAGACAAGTTCACAATTCCGCATAATGtcaatgataatgataacgAAAATGAACTTACCAATATGATGAGTAATACAATGTTGAATGCACCAGCGGTCACTACTGACCAAAACGAACTTCCTACTTTTAGTAGTCTTGAGGTTGATGCTCTTTCCGACACAAATAATAACACGATAGATATTATTCAAGGTAATTCAAGGAGTAATTTAACATCCCGTCATCTTATATACAAATCTACCTATTCCGTTCACATTGGAGATGATGCTACTATTATGTGTGTTGAAGTTCGAAGCCGTGGattaaaatatacttaTCGCCGTGATTTTTTGTTTCGCCATGGCAGTAACAAATTCGATCATATTTTCTTAGTTTTTAAAGGGAACAAAGATACAATCCGCAATACAAAAGTTACTCCATTGAAGATGCAACTAAACTTATTAGAATATGCTTCATATTTATCGCATGGTGTGGCCAATGAAAATGTTTCGTCATTAAGATTGATAGAAGTGACTGATTTGAATAGTCCTGAAAATAAGAATATCGTCAATTTCGAAGAGTGTAGGACCCTCATGACTCCTGATTTAGGATATGGAAAATGTAAAATGGAATgtgaattaaaattaaaagatcatgaaattttaaagaaattaagaTTCAATAAAGAGAATTATTTGCATAGAGGTAACAGATTGTTTAGTTTTAAATGTTGCACAATAAAGAGAATATTTAGATTCCAATTAGTAATATCCTGGCAAATTGGTGGTAAGGTTATTCAAACTGAGAACATTATCAACAATGCACAAATATTTTCGCATTTAAGGGAAAAAGCAAACAAAGTGGAACATTTGCCTAGGTATGTTGAACCTCCCAAATATACTGAGGTTAGAAATGTTGACAATGACAATGCATGACCTTGTATTTTACACAATTACTAGTTATTCatatgtaaataaataaggACCAAGACATAAATGACAATTAACtcgaagaaaataaaagatataatatctttatatatatattttgttacttatatatagttatacaaattattgtatttatGAAGAATTTATGATTAAATGAAACTTTGGCTATACCTGGTGAGCTCATAATAAGAAAGCGGCAGCGGCAGCAACTAAAACGGAACCAGCAGCGTGAACGACGTTAGCAGCGTTTGGAGCTTCCGAGACGGTGAAAGCAGAGGATGAAGAGCTGGCAACAATAGAAGTGGTGGAGGTGCTAGTTGGAGTGGTGGAGGTAGTAACTGGAGTGGTGGAGGTGGTGACTGGGGTGGAAGAACTTGAAGAAGCAGCAACAGATGATGCAGAAGAAGAGGAGATAATGGTGGAGGAGGAAACTGCTGATGAGGAAACTGCTGATGAGGAAACTGCTGATGAGGAAGAGGATGATGTGGAAACTGCTGATGAGGAAACTGCTGATGAGGAAGAGGATGATGTGGAAACTGCTGATGAGGAAGAGGATGACTTGGAAGAAGCAGATACACTGGCACTAGCCAAAACGGCGTTTTGAGCGGAACATTGAGCTTTCAAAGAACTTAAAGCGGAGTCGACTACACTTGAGTCACAGATACTGTTGATACATTCTTGGATAGCAGCACCCTCGGTACCACACAAACACGAAATATCATTCAGACCCGAACAAGTTGAAGAAGCCTTTGAGACTTGCGCAACACAGGCCAACATACAGGCGGGTGGAGCAGCAACAACTTGTGTAGATAATAAAGCGACTGAGGCGATAGCAGATAAAACAGCAGAAGTACGCATGGTTTTGGTCAATTTATAATAGATTGAATTCCTAGTGAGATTGGGTATACCAGCAAAAAATAAGCAGTGATTTCCAAAGATACAGTAGAAACTATAAACGAATGTAATGATCGATAGAGATCTTGCGTTGAGACAAGTATAGAAAGTAcacctatatatatataaagtgATGAAACATAAGAAACAGATATGTGATtccattatatatataaatatagatatgTAAATAGTTACAATAGCATTACTTGGTGATATGGTACTGgtcattattattgttgttgttgttgttgttgttgttgtgaAATTCAGTTTCAGTAACCGGTTCTCACAGTTAGCAAACCAAAAACCATTTGCGGGAGATCAGACCATGCGACGCTCGATGCGATCTGACggttgtttctttttctgcGAGCGCAGCTGTGCGGCCACCGTGTTGCGGTGTTGTTGAGCGGGCGAGACCGCGGAGTCGGCGGTCTCGGTGGCAGCGCAGGGCCACGGGGAGGGGAGGAGAGGTGGACGGGCAGAGAGAAACTGCACAGGAGAGAAGAACGGCAAGAACAACGGCGTAGCGCAGCCGCTACGCCAGAACCGCGACGGTTCTTGGCAGCAGACAAACTGCTGTGCGGGCCCAGCACCTTCAATGCCGCCCGTTCTGCCGGGCTGCGTAGCGTCGTCGCCGCAGCGCCTGACAAAACCGTGAGGGAATGGGGTTCTTCCGCGGCAAGCAATGCTCGTCCGTTGCTATATTTAGGCGCAATTTCGGGAGAAGGAGGAGGGGCCGGGCGGGTTTTTTTGCCTCATGATGTGGCCGGGTAAACCGGTGCACGTGATGCTAACGTTGCACGTGACTGACTTTAGCTGGGCGCTGTGGTGTGTGCGGGTAACGCGATCATTCTATTACGGGCTCTTTCATATTTAGTTATACACAGGACGGCCCAAACGCAGGTGCATGCGTTTGGATGTTTATGTATTTACACACGGCAATGCACAGGTCGGCACACAGGATGATGGCCTAGTCGTTCTTGCTGGAATCCAGGTCCTGAAGGATGTCGGACATCTTCTTGCCATCGGCACTAGCCTCCTCAATGTGCTTCCTCAAATCACGAATAGATTTCGGCTCTACTGGGTTTCCCTCACTGTCGTATTCTGGGATTGCAATGTCACTTCGCAAATTACCGTCTCTCTTCAACTGGTCCACCACTAGCGGTTCAAAGAACCTAGTCCCCGAGTACACCCCCACAACCACCGCCAGCACGACACCCATCATATTGTACCCATTGATTCTACTCATTCTGCAAGTTGTCTATGTATCTTTCTTGTCGACTCTCTTTGTCTCGCCAATCGCAACTGCCACCCTCCCGTCCTAGAGGCAGCAAACATGCCCATCTCTTTAACAACATAGAACACACACATCACCTCCATACCTTCTCACAAGTGAGTTAAGATGTGCTGTCTCAAGTCTTGGATCTTGGGAACTCGCCTGTCTGTGTGCTAAGATTCCGAACGAGGGAACGCAGGAAAAACGGTAGTTCCACGGCGTTGTCTCCGCGGAGACAGAAGTGAAAAATTGCAAATGCACTCAAGCACACACATACACATCTTAGTAACAAGTCACATCAACTTCAAAGATTCATGGTGTTGTTTaaacacatatatatatacgtgTGTGTGAGCTATTTGTATACAAAGTCTGCTCAAATTCTGCTACAAGTTTCCCTTCCAATGGACAGTAATCATATACAGAAAATTGTGCATTAGGAAGCTTTCATACAATTTCGGTCTTCACACTACATTACATTCGTCCTTTCAAGTACTACACAGGAAAAAAGGCTAAAAAGAAAGAGTAATCCAATAGTTACTCTGAATATTGTTGGTGCTCTCACTTTTctatattatcaattttatgaCAACTAATCTAATACAGATCTCCACCCGTTTTTTACCCTATAGTTCAGCTTGTTTACCAAAACTACTAGCACTTAGATCTGCCAGATTACTACCATTTTTTTTGGATACTAAGAGAAAATATACGACTTTTGGAATTAACACATCAAGTACCCGCCAATCCAAATTCAATCAATTCAAATTTCAACAGAAAAACtattatcatcaaaaaATGTCAAATTCATACAAGACTTTAAATTCAGACTTCTTGAAACCAGATCTGGATGACAGATCGTACAGATACATCCAATTGCCTAACAGCTTGAAGGCATTACTGATCTCTGATCCGCAAACAGACAAGGCTGCTGCTTCCATCGATGTTAATGTGGGGGCTTTTGAAGATCCCGAAAACCTACCTGGGTTGGCCCATTTCTGTGAGCATTTGTTGTTCATGGGCTCGGAGAAATTTCCAGATCAAAATGAATATTCAAGTTATTTGAGTAAACATGGTGGCCATTCAAATGCTTACACAGCTGCCTTGAACacaaattatttctttgaaGTTAATCATGAACATCTACATGGTGCATTGGACAGATTTTCAGGTTTCTTTACTGGCCCTTTAATGAACGCAGATTCTactgaaaaagaaatcaatgCTGTTGACagtgaaaataaaaaaaatttacaaaatgatGATTGGAGAAGATACCAAATGGATAAAACAATCTCAAATTACAATCACCCATACCATAAGTTCTCAACTGGTAACATCAAAACTTTAATGGAAGAACCAACAAAGCTAGGTTTAAATACAAGAAATgaacttttgaaattttataacAGTTCTTATTCGGCTAATATTATGAAATTGTGCATTTTAGGCAGACAAGATTTGGATACTTTATCCAACTGGGCCACTGAATTCTTTAAAGATGTTAAAAACCTCAATAAAGCTTTACCACAATATAAcgaaaatattttagaagaagaacatttaaaaaaaattattaaaattatccCTGTCAAggatttaaagaaattagaaatCAATTTTGTTGTTCCTGATATGGATCTTCATTGGGAATCTCGTCCTCACCATGTGCTAAGCCACTTGATAGGTCATGAAGGCTCTGGTTCAATTCTAAGctatttgaagaaattagGATGGGCTAACGATTTGTCTGCTGGTGCGCACACTGTCTCAAAGGATAATGCGTTCTTTGGTATCAATGTTGATTTAACTGATAAAGGTTTAGAAAATTACCAAGAAATTgctcttttaatttttcaatacaTCGAAATGTTAAAACATTCTCTTCCACAAGAATGGATATTTTCAGAATTACAAGATGTATCCAAATCAAGcttcaaatttaaacaaaaatcGAGCCCTTCAGGAACAGTCTCCGAATTATCAAAGTTGTTAGAGAAAGAATATATCAATCctgatttaattttaagtACAACCCTATTAAGGAAATACGAGCCAGAGATGATAAAACAGTATGTTGATTCGTTAACTGTTGATAATTCCAGAATCACTCTGATTTCTAAGACTGTAGAAACAGAttctaaagaaaaatggtATGGCACTGAATATCAGGTCGTTGACTATCCAAAATCTTTTATAGATCAATTAAACCAACCTGGTTTGAATTctgaatttaaattacCACGTAGGAACGAATTTGTTGCCACTAACTTTGAAGTCAAAAAACCAACAGATGAATTGGTTCCACTTGATGAACCtcatttaatattagaTAATGACATTAGCAAAGTTTGGTATAAGAAAGATGACAGATTTTGGCAACCTAGAGGATATATCTATGTTTCAATGAAATTACCTTCTTGTCAATCCGGCATTGTCAATAGTTTACTGAATGGTCTGTATGTTGATCAAATCAATGATTACATGAAAGATTTACAATACGACGCTTCTTGTgctaatttaaatttgtcATTTTCTAGTACTAACCAAGGTTTAGATATTACAATTTCTGGTTTCAATGATAAGTTATTAGTTCTTCTTTCAAGATTCATTGAAGGTGTAAAACTATATCAACCATCAGAAGAGAggtttaatattttcaaaaacaaaGCTATTcagaatttaaagaattcatTGTTTGAGGTGCCATATTCCCAAATGGGTACATTATACAATACTATTATGAATGAGAGTACATGGccaataaaagaaaaactaGATGTTTTGGAGGCATTGACATTTGATCAATTTGTTTCTTTCGTACCTTCTatttataatgaattttatttcgATGCACTAGTCCATGGCAACATTAGATACGAGGAAGCCATGGAGGCAAATGATTTGCTGAAGAGTTTGgcttcttttaaaattctGAATTTACATGTCAGGAACAGCAGATTAAGATCATACATTCTCCCAGAAGGTGAATCATATAGATACGAAATTGATATGGAGGACAAAGATAATCTAAATTCTTGTATTCAACATGTTGTGCAATTAGGTTTATACACAGAAGAGTTATCTGCATTGAGTGGTTTGTTTGCTCAAATGATTCGCGAGCCATGTTTCGATACCTTAAGAACTAAAGAACAACTGGGTTATGTTGTTTTCAGTTCCAATTTGAATAATCACGGTACCGCTAATATGCGTATATTGGTTCAATCTGAACATTCAACATCATACCTTGAATGGAGAATTGATGAATTCTATAAAAAATTCGGTGAATCATTGAATAACATGAGTGAAGAAGACTTCGAAAAGCATAAAGATGCGCTATACAAAAGTTTGACACAAAAGTATAAAAACATGAGAGAAGAAAGTTCTAGATACACAGTTTCTATCTATCTAGGTGATTATAACTATACACATCGCCAAAAGAAAGCTGAATtagttaaaaaattgacTAAACAACAAATGGTTGATTTTTATAACGATAATTTTGTCAGCAATAAAAAATCTCAACTTGTCATTCATTTGAAATCTGTCGCCACTAAAAGCTTAAAGGATTTGGAAGAGAATGAATTAGACAATTCTGTCTATCCTTCAGGTAAACTCATTGATAACATCGACAGCTTCAAATCTAAAATGTTTGCGGCACCTATCCGTCAACCATTGAAGAAGTTCGAAGTTTACAATCCAAAGGCGtaaatttgtatttatattattttaatatataacaaatatCCTGTATTTATTGTAGTTTTTAGTTAAGTCGTTTGTTACTAGCGTTCTCATTATACGAATCATATATTACTTGGTCTTATCACTAATATTATCTAAGTTGATGATGGTTACAATTATAGATATCTTAGttttatttcattgttACCCGAATATGCAGTTTCACAAGGACTGAATCAAAGAATTagtaataaaatcattatccATCCGACATGAATTTAAGATTTAATATACAtgtatttaaatgatata
The sequence above is drawn from the Tetrapisispora phaffii CBS 4417 chromosome 2, complete genome genome and encodes:
- the STE23 gene encoding metalloendopeptidase (similar to Saccharomyces cerevisiae STE23 (YLR389C); ancestral locus Anc_4.246), whose amino-acid sequence is MTTNLIQISTRFLPYSSACLPKLLALRSARLLPFFLDTKRKYTTFGINTSSTRQSKFNQFKFQQKNYYHQKMSNSYKTLNSDFLKPDLDDRSYRYIQLPNSLKALLISDPQTDKAAASIDVNVGAFEDPENLPGLAHFCEHLLFMGSEKFPDQNEYSSYLSKHGGHSNAYTAALNTNYFFEVNHEHLHGALDRFSGFFTGPLMNADSTEKEINAVDSENKKNLQNDDWRRYQMDKTISNYNHPYHKFSTGNIKTLMEEPTKLGLNTRNELLKFYNSSYSANIMKLCILGRQDLDTLSNWATEFFKDVKNLNKALPQYNENILEEEHLKKIIKIIPVKDLKKLEINFVVPDMDLHWESRPHHVLSHLIGHEGSGSILSYLKKLGWANDLSAGAHTVSKDNAFFGINVDLTDKGLENYQEIALLIFQYIEMLKHSLPQEWIFSELQDVSKSSFKFKQKSSPSGTVSELSKLLEKEYINPDLILSTTLLRKYEPEMIKQYVDSLTVDNSRITLISKTVETDSKEKWYGTEYQVVDYPKSFIDQLNQPGLNSEFKLPRRNEFVATNFEVKKPTDELVPLDEPHLILDNDISKVWYKKDDRFWQPRGYIYVSMKLPSCQSGIVNSLLNGLYVDQINDYMKDLQYDASCANLNLSFSSTNQGLDITISGFNDKLLVLLSRFIEGVKLYQPSEERFNIFKNKAIQNLKNSLFEVPYSQMGTLYNTIMNESTWPIKEKLDVLEALTFDQFVSFVPSIYNEFYFDALVHGNIRYEEAMEANDLLKSLASFKILNLHVRNSRLRSYILPEGESYRYEIDMEDKDNLNSCIQHVVQLGLYTEELSALSGLFAQMIREPCFDTLRTKEQLGYVVFSSNLNNHGTANMRILVQSEHSTSYLEWRIDEFYKKFGESLNNMSEEDFEKHKDALYKSLTQKYKNMREESSRYTVSIYLGDYNYTHRQKKAELVKKLTKQQMVDFYNDNFVSNKKSQLVIHLKSVATKSLKDLEENELDNSVYPSGKLIDNIDSFKSKMFAAPIRQPLKKFEVYNPKA
- the ART10 gene encoding Art10p (similar to Saccharomyces cerevisiae YLR392C; ancestral locus Anc_4.252), translated to MADIKLIIDPPINNEYFSNEDLISGTIILDIKKSLSIKKINVKLKGYVETLTKMSGDYFHGQGGLMTPVQDNRSIHGIIDIDQRVFPPDNVWDALDGNVKPFKVKPGSYDYRFQFPKLPKRPSCIQHHIYDINCFVKKSETRLPPSFNYEWQDPTKIDNLDIYFYSFGKVLYYIQVQLELGKSKAWYKPFNRYFTETEYINFIPDPKETMYKVDYDKIAEVGEVEYTEQNLNNSIVTGDGVNRRRLLREKDKFTIPHNVNDNDNENELTNMMSNTMLNAPAVTTDQNELPTFSSLEVDALSDTNNNTIDIIQGNSRSNLTSRHLIYKSTYSVHIGDDATIMCVEVRSRGLKYTYRRDFLFRHGSNKFDHIFLVFKGNKDTIRNTKVTPLKMQLNLLEYASYLSHGVANENVSSLRLIEVTDLNSPENKNIVNFEECRTLMTPDLGYGKCKMECELKLKDHEILKKLRFNKENYLHRGNRLFSFKCCTIKRIFRFQLVISWQIGGKVIQTENIINNAQIFSHLREKANKVEHLPRYVEPPKYTEVRNVDNDNA
- the ECM19 gene encoding Ecm19p (similar to Saccharomyces cerevisiae ECM19 (YLR390W); ancestral locus Anc_4.247) — protein: MSRINGYNMMGVVLAVVVGVYSGTRFFEPLVVDQLKRDGNLRSDIAIPEYDSEGNPVEPKSIRDLRKHIEEASADGKKMSDILQDLDSSKND
- the CCW14 gene encoding Ccw14p (similar to Saccharomyces cerevisiae CCW14 (YLR390W-A); ancestral locus Anc_4.251) — translated: MRTSAVLSAIASVALLSTQVVAAPPACMLACVAQVSKASSTCSGLNDISCLCGTEGAAIQECINSICDSSVVDSALSSLKAQCSAQNAVLASASVSASSKSSSSSSAVSTSSSSSSAVSSSAVSTSSSSSSAVSSSAVSSSAVSSSTIISSSSASSVAASSSSSTPVTTSTTPVTTSTTPTSTSTTSIVASSSSSAFTVSEAPNAANVVHAAGSVLVAAAAAFLL